Proteins co-encoded in one Nicotiana sylvestris chromosome 7, ASM39365v2, whole genome shotgun sequence genomic window:
- the LOC104215236 gene encoding formiminotransferase cyclodeaminase-like protein → MLKLMLACGKVYISESRNRAALESIEKAAKLFPEAPIVNKFEDEIYNRVGYTLVSKLSPNPSTESCPLKNASFEMVKAAFETIDLQQHCGTHPRLGVVDHICFHPLAITSLELVASTAKSLAFEVGSNLQVPTYLYGAAHQEGRSLDSIRRELGYFRPDSNENQWAGGPKSQTLQLKPDEGPARAIQATGVVTIGATRWVDNYNIPVFTNDISIVRKISKRVSGRGGGLPSVQSMALTHGGGTIEVACNLLEPARIGGDQVQLEVERLAREEGIAVGKGYYTDFSEEKIIESYLKLVQHSD, encoded by the exons ATGCTAAAATTAATGTTGGCTTGCGGTAAAGTGTACATATCAGAAAGCAGAAACAGGGCAGCTCTTGAATCAATTGAAAAAGCTGCCAAGTTATTTCCAGAGGCTCCCATTGTTAACAAATTTGAAGATGAGATTTACAACAGAGTTGGTTACACCCTTGTCTCCAAATTATCTCCCAATCCCTCAACTGAATCTTGTCCCTTAAAAAATGCTTCATTTGAAATGGTCAAAGCTGCATTTGAGACAATTGATCTTCAACAACATTGTGGAACTCATCCTAGGCTTGGTGTTGTTGACCATATTTGTTTTCACCCCTTAGCTATCACTTCTTTGGAGTTAGTTGCTTCCACTGCTAAATCTTTGGCATTTGAAGTTGGTTCTAATCTTCAAg TCCCGACCTACTTATACGGAGCAGCACATCAAGAGGGAAGGTCACTTGATTCAATCAGACGGGAGTTGGGATATTTTCGTCCTGATTCAAACGAAAACCAGTGGGCTGGTGGGCCAAAATCGCAGACCTTGCAACTAAAGCCAGATGAGGGTCCTGCTCGAGCAATCCAAGCAACAGGTGTTGTTACAATTGGAGCTACCAGATGGGTTGACAACTATAACATTCCCGTTTTCACCAATGACATATCCATTGTTCGTAAAATTTCAAAGAGAGTCAGTGGAAGGGGAGGTGGACTTCCGTCAGTGCAATCCATGGCACTAACTCACGGAGGTGGCACAATTGAGGTTGCTTGCAACTTACTGGAACCAGCTAGGATTGGTGGCGACCAAGTACAGCTTGAAGTTGAGCGGCTTGCTAGGGAAGAGGGTATTGCTGTCGGAAAGGGATATTATACAGATTTCTCAGAAGAAAAAATAATTGAAAGCTACTTGAAACTAGTTCAACATTCTGACTAG